The following proteins are encoded in a genomic region of Streptomyces sp. NBC_01723:
- a CDS encoding UBP-type zinc finger domain-containing protein, whose amino-acid sequence MKQCTHADALPHPEPEPRGETCPECLAEGTDPVQLRLCLDCGHVGCCDSSPGQHATTHHKETGHPVMRTFEPGENWRWCFVDHVLV is encoded by the coding sequence ATGAAACAGTGCACGCACGCCGACGCGCTGCCGCACCCGGAGCCGGAGCCGCGCGGTGAGACCTGTCCGGAGTGTCTGGCCGAGGGCACGGACCCGGTGCAGCTGCGGCTGTGCCTCGACTGCGGTCATGTCGGCTGCTGCGACTCCTCGCCGGGGCAGCACGCCACGACGCACCACAAGGAGACCGGCCACCCGGTCATGCGCACCTTCGAGCCCGGGGAGAACTGGCGCTGGTGCTTCGTCGACCACGTCCTCGTGTGA
- a CDS encoding anti-sigma regulatory factor translates to MSQIAGEPATQDFVEVRLPAAGAYLSVLRTATAGLAARLDFTLDEIEDLRIAVDEACAILLQQAVPGSVLSCVFRLVDDSLEVTVSAPTTDGHAPSRDTFAWTVLSALAGKVSSAVDEDKTVSISLYKQRGAGPGPT, encoded by the coding sequence GTGTCCCAGATCGCAGGCGAGCCCGCGACCCAGGACTTCGTCGAAGTCCGGCTGCCGGCCGCGGGTGCCTACCTGTCGGTGCTGCGTACGGCGACGGCCGGCCTCGCAGCCCGCTTGGACTTCACCCTCGACGAGATCGAGGACCTGCGCATCGCAGTCGACGAGGCCTGCGCGATCCTGCTCCAGCAGGCCGTGCCCGGCTCGGTGCTCAGCTGTGTCTTCCGCCTCGTCGACGACTCGCTCGAAGTCACCGTCTCGGCGCCGACCACGGACGGCCACGCCCCTTCGCGGGACACCTTCGCCTGGACGGTGCTGTCCGCCCTCGCGGGCAAGGTCTCCTCCGCCGTGGACGAGGACAAAACCGTTTCGATCAGCCTCTACAAACAGCGCGGCGCGGGACCCGGGCCGACGTGA